Proteins from a genomic interval of Stenotrophomonas sp. WZN-1:
- the recC gene encoding exodeoxyribonuclease V subunit gamma has translation MMSDPGSDFRLYHSNSLDVLAALLARNMRAPVPGQPLLAPEVVLIPQVAMRRWLQATLAAEYGVAANLEFLTPGEFVARALNANVPGERDDLDAAGLHWKLYQALRDPALLAQPPMRALQSYLAGGDALKPWALAGELASVFEKYQAWRRDWLLRWEAGADPADPQAILWRTIAGGHDYRARRIQAYLDRFEGAGQPLPQGLPPRMSAFATLNISPDVLRVMATQARVGELHFYMPTPVQSYWGDLQTLAERLRSGAPDPFGEAAGENRLLEAWGAAGRDFMAVLGSYEVVHPAGEIAAYSDPEEDTRPTLDEGGLSDSLLHRLQRDLFHRRALPSGQLRDDLRRDDPSLQVHACHTRLRELQVLHDQLRSLLQDPRFDPPLQAREIAVLAPDIDPYVPYLEAVFGGRGGEEEHIPYALADSSPLAGEPLADVFVHLLGLPVSRFGLNEVLDLLASAPLAEAAGLEAVDFDRLHGWLQQAGARWGLDAKHRNQHQAPADDAYTWQFALDRLVLGHATGSEADLAGVAPWIELEGGALEALDRLLRLLRVLAVYQRRLGELLTPAQWRQRLLSLLDALLPTAPSSPNSQRALERLRKLLNQFADDAAKAGFEDGVPPEVVRSHFAGALGEADTRAPLLTGGISFGRMVPMRLLPFRVICVLGLNDGDFPRRDPAAGLNQLTAELDTPRRRPGDRSTREDDRFLFLQLFAAAQEVFYLSYLGADPRDGSVREPSVLVSELIDAAAAYHFDPPAAARDFTVRHALQPFSPAAFGDGDSRRFSYRRQWHPAAGRLIGQRGGLQPWFDAALPPLDDAVEDDVALDTLRRFLCDPAGQFLAQSLGLRLADDVEEVDDLEPLVLSSRGPEKRSVQAAVVRATLSGDTEPLYPRLRARGLLPSGPLGERQFEVEQLKTRPYASALLGWMQGEPLESRRYEVEIDGVRLHGRVADRHPDGLVRLRAGTLNGNAVIRQGLDWLLANAAGDALPLVQFHDGGDAGPGPHVLPALSVPAARAALRALLQLRQRGLREPLRFAPYTGWVLYNAPAEKQRSEGWKQWHGSDRSWGESSSDAWQLLLRGADPFATDASYADLLRNSQVVFSAVREGRTLGADARQEGSA, from the coding sequence ATGATGAGTGACCCGGGCAGCGATTTCCGCCTCTACCATTCCAACTCCCTGGACGTGCTGGCCGCGCTGCTGGCGCGCAACATGCGTGCGCCGGTTCCGGGCCAGCCGCTGCTGGCGCCGGAGGTGGTGCTGATCCCGCAGGTGGCGATGCGGCGTTGGCTGCAAGCGACACTCGCTGCCGAATATGGCGTGGCTGCCAATCTTGAGTTCCTGACGCCGGGCGAGTTTGTTGCCCGTGCGCTCAACGCCAATGTGCCGGGTGAACGCGACGACCTGGACGCGGCTGGCCTGCACTGGAAGCTGTACCAGGCACTGCGCGACCCGGCGCTGCTGGCGCAGCCACCGATGCGCGCGCTGCAGTCCTATCTTGCCGGCGGCGACGCGCTGAAGCCGTGGGCACTGGCCGGTGAACTGGCCTCGGTGTTCGAAAAGTACCAGGCCTGGCGCCGCGACTGGCTGCTGCGCTGGGAGGCCGGCGCCGACCCGGCCGACCCGCAGGCGATCCTCTGGCGCACCATCGCCGGTGGCCACGACTACCGCGCGCGCCGCATCCAGGCCTACCTGGACCGCTTCGAGGGCGCCGGCCAGCCGTTGCCACAGGGCCTGCCGCCGCGCATGTCCGCGTTCGCGACGCTCAATATCTCGCCCGACGTGCTGCGGGTGATGGCCACCCAGGCCCGGGTCGGCGAGCTGCACTTCTATATGCCCACTCCGGTGCAGTCGTACTGGGGTGACTTGCAGACGCTGGCCGAGCGCCTGCGCAGCGGCGCGCCCGATCCCTTCGGTGAAGCGGCCGGTGAGAACCGTCTGCTGGAAGCCTGGGGCGCGGCCGGCCGCGACTTCATGGCGGTGCTGGGCAGCTACGAGGTGGTGCACCCGGCCGGCGAGATTGCGGCCTATTCCGATCCGGAAGAAGACACGCGTCCGACCCTGGACGAAGGTGGCCTGTCCGACAGCCTGCTGCATCGCCTGCAGCGCGATCTGTTCCACCGCCGCGCGCTGCCTTCGGGGCAGCTGCGCGACGACCTGCGCCGCGACGACCCGAGCCTGCAGGTACACGCCTGCCATACCCGCCTGCGCGAACTGCAGGTGCTGCACGACCAGCTGCGCAGCCTGCTGCAGGACCCGCGCTTCGATCCGCCACTGCAGGCGCGCGAGATCGCGGTGCTGGCGCCGGACATCGATCCCTATGTGCCGTACCTGGAAGCGGTGTTCGGCGGCCGTGGCGGCGAGGAAGAGCACATTCCGTATGCGCTGGCCGACAGCAGTCCACTGGCGGGCGAGCCGTTGGCCGATGTGTTCGTACACCTGCTGGGCCTGCCGGTCTCGCGCTTCGGCCTGAACGAAGTGCTGGACCTGCTGGCCAGCGCGCCACTGGCCGAAGCGGCCGGTCTGGAAGCGGTGGACTTCGACCGCCTGCATGGCTGGCTGCAGCAGGCGGGCGCACGCTGGGGCCTGGATGCCAAGCACCGCAACCAGCACCAGGCACCAGCCGACGACGCCTACACCTGGCAGTTCGCGCTGGACCGCCTGGTGCTCGGTCACGCGACCGGCAGCGAGGCCGACCTGGCCGGTGTTGCACCGTGGATCGAGCTGGAGGGCGGCGCATTGGAAGCGCTGGACCGGCTGCTGCGCCTGCTGCGCGTGTTGGCGGTCTACCAGCGTCGCCTCGGCGAGCTGCTGACGCCGGCGCAGTGGCGGCAGCGCCTGCTGTCGCTGCTGGACGCGCTGCTGCCGACCGCGCCCAGCTCGCCCAACAGCCAGCGCGCGCTGGAGCGCCTGCGCAAGCTGCTCAACCAGTTCGCCGACGATGCCGCCAAGGCCGGTTTCGAAGACGGCGTGCCACCGGAGGTGGTGCGTTCGCATTTCGCCGGCGCGCTGGGCGAGGCCGATACGCGCGCACCGCTGCTGACCGGTGGCATCAGCTTCGGCCGCATGGTGCCGATGCGCCTGCTGCCGTTCCGGGTGATCTGCGTGCTGGGCCTCAATGATGGCGACTTCCCGCGCCGTGACCCGGCGGCCGGTCTCAACCAGCTCACCGCCGAGTTGGACACGCCGCGCCGCCGTCCCGGCGACCGCTCCACCCGCGAAGACGACCGTTTCCTGTTCCTGCAGCTGTTCGCTGCCGCGCAGGAGGTGTTCTACCTCAGCTACCTCGGTGCCGATCCGCGCGATGGCAGCGTGCGCGAGCCGTCGGTGCTGGTCAGCGAACTGATTGATGCCGCCGCCGCGTATCACTTCGATCCGCCTGCGGCGGCCCGTGACTTCACCGTGCGCCACGCACTGCAGCCGTTCTCGCCGGCGGCGTTCGGTGATGGCGATTCACGCCGCTTCAGCTATCGCCGCCAATGGCATCCGGCCGCCGGTCGCCTCATCGGCCAGCGCGGCGGCCTGCAGCCGTGGTTCGATGCGGCGTTGCCGCCGCTCGACGATGCGGTGGAAGACGACGTCGCACTCGATACCCTGCGCCGTTTCCTGTGCGACCCGGCCGGGCAGTTTCTCGCACAGTCGCTGGGCCTGCGCCTGGCCGACGACGTCGAGGAGGTCGATGACCTGGAGCCGCTGGTGCTGTCATCACGCGGGCCGGAGAAGCGCAGCGTGCAGGCGGCGGTGGTGCGGGCCACGCTCAGCGGCGATACCGAGCCGTTGTACCCACGCCTGCGCGCACGCGGCCTGCTGCCCTCGGGTCCATTGGGCGAGCGGCAGTTCGAGGTGGAGCAGTTGAAGACGCGCCCGTATGCCAGTGCATTGCTGGGCTGGATGCAGGGCGAACCACTCGAAAGCCGCCGCTATGAAGTGGAGATCGATGGCGTGCGCCTGCATGGCCGGGTGGCGGATCGACACCCCGACGGGCTGGTGCGCCTGCGTGCCGGTACCCTCAATGGCAATGCGGTGATCCGCCAGGGCCTGGACTGGCTGCTGGCCAACGCTGCCGGCGATGCGTTGCCGCTGGTGCAGTTCCACGATGGCGGCGATGCCGGTCCCGGCCCGCATGTGCTGCCGGCGTTGAGCGTTCCTGCTGCACGCGCCGCGCTGCGCGCATTGCTGCAGCTGCGCCAGCGTGGCCTGCGTGAACCGCTGCGCTTTGCCCCGTACACCGGCTGGGTGCTGTACAACGCGCCGGCAGAAAAACAGCGCAGCGAAGGCTGGAAGCAGTGGCACGGCAGCGACCGCAGCTGGGGTGAATCCAGCAGCGACGCCTGGCAGCTGCTGCTGCGCGGTGCCGATCCGTTCGCCACCGATGCCAGCTATGCCGACCTGCTGCGCAACAGCCAGGTGGTCTTCAGCGCAGTGCGCGAGGGCCGCACCCTTGGCGCCGATGCACGCCAGGAGGGCAGCGCATGA